TAAGGCTTTTTGTACGGCGGGGTGTTCCCAATCTTGGCCGTTGAAATTCATGTTTTGACCACCGCTGCTTTTGGGCTTTGTGGTGCGGTCTGCATCCCGTTTGGCTTTGATACAGGCTTTGTAGCCGGGTTTTCCGGGGGGCGGACATTCGAGGTTGGTTGGCGCGGCAGGGCTGCGTGGCGCTACCGGCATGGGCACACAGTCGTCTTCGTCCTCAGCACATTTTACTTTGAACTTCAACGATTTCGGCATTTCCACACAATTCTCGTCGCCCTCGTCACATTTTTCTTTAAACTTAGGTACTTTAGGCATTTCTACACAATTTTCATCGCCCTCGTCACAACGTTCTTTAAATTCAGGTGGTTGCGGCGGTTCTATGCAGTCTTCGTCATCATCTGAACATTCGTTACGGACGTAAGGCGCATTGTTACGTGTATTCCGATGGCCCGAAGAGAAATACTCCATCCCATTAATGTTTAGGTTGCCAGTTAAGCGTTCGATTTTATCGGGATCCACTTTGCCGTCAATATTAACAAACATGGCCATAGGTTCATCATCGTCCATATCCAAGACCATGACCAACATGCCCACAACATCTTCTTGACGCCCTTCTTTAACCATCACATAAACATTGCTTTCTTTGTCTCGCACGCGGGTAATCACGTCCCAGCCATCACTTTTCAGGTTTCGGGAAATCGTTGCCATTTTCCGTCCGACGTCCTCCATCGAACGGCCATTGACCGGATATCCACGGACATAAATGCCTTTGATGTCCCGCATCATGGCGGCGGCTTCGGGGTCTTCGGCCTCGGCGGCACGCGCACCCATGCGCAATAAAGCACCTTTGAGGGTCACTTCAATCTTGGGCTCTTCGTCAAAAAAGCGGTCTAAGGCATCGAAATTAATGGGCTGCGCCGCTACAAAAGCCCCTAAGAGGCTTGGAACCAGCCAAACAGCCATGAAAACAAAGAGGTTTTTAAAGGTTTTCATTTGGATTAAACAGTTTATGGAACGCTATGAAAAGGAGTGGCGACGCAATGGCGTGCCGAAAACGGTTGGGTCACAAGCAGCGGGTACCACGCTTCTTGTAGGTTTATTTGTTAAGCACACCGAAGGGCGCCACCGCTGCTAAACGAACGGGTTCTACTACATGATCTTCGATGTATTGTGCTTGGATGGATTCGGATTTTTGAGCGACATTTCCGAGAAAAGACATCACCCATTGGGCTTGATCTTTGGCAAGGGCAATATCTTCTTGGGAAAATTCTTCTTCGTAGTCACTTGTTTTTACAGGCTTTTTAGGAGTAATTGTTTTCCGAGAAACATGCCGAGCTGGCCTTGCCTCGCGTAACGTTGTGGTGGATGATCTTGCGGGCGCTTCAGCTGTTTTTTGGGTGAAGCCAGAAGATGCCGGTGCATTTTTGGGGTTTTGGATTGGATTGATAAGGGTCAAATCCTTTGCTTTGTCGGTAGTGGCGGGTGTTCTTCGCTCCAAATTTCGAGAAAACGTAGGTGAAATGGGTTCCTCCATATGGTTTTTGACCAATAAGATCCCCGTTACCAATAGTGCAAGGGCGGCAAAGGTCACCGCCGGACGCCACGAAGGGGTAAACAAGTGCTGCCAAAACAACCTAAACCGACTTCCATAGTAGGTCTTGAGTTCTTGATCTACCACCTTCATGACCTTTTCGGTTACATGCGCTGGGCATTTAACTTCGGGCAAAGTATTAAAGGCCATGCGTAAATCTTGCATGAGCAACAATTCCTCGCGAAGTTCGACCGAGTTCGATAACAATTGCTCAAAGCGGGTGCGTTCGACTTCGTCCATCGAATGAGCCAAATAAGCATCCATTAGTTCCAATTGTTCAAGTTCTAACGATTTCATGTTGCAATTGGGTGGTTAGGTGTTCACGGAGCATTTTTCTTGCACG
The nucleotide sequence above comes from Rhodothermia bacterium. Encoded proteins:
- a CDS encoding DUF4252 domain-containing protein, which codes for MKTFKNLFVFMAVWLVPSLLGAFVAAQPINFDALDRFFDEEPKIEVTLKGALLRMGARAAEAEDPEAAAMMRDIKGIYVRGYPVNGRSMEDVGRKMATISRNLKSDGWDVITRVRDKESNVYVMVKEGRQEDVVGMLVMVLDMDDDEPMAMFVNIDGKVDPDKIERLTGNLNINGMEYFSSGHRNTRNNAPYVRNECSDDDEDCIEPPQPPEFKERCDEGDENCVEMPKVPKFKEKCDEGDENCVEMPKSLKFKVKCAEDEDDCVPMPVAPRSPAAPTNLECPPPGKPGYKACIKAKRDADRTTKPKSSGGQNMNFNGQDWEHPAVQKALRFAGMALNLEQGFDQLLNLAGTSFSDIAQVSTPTWGHIYQVSDFFSDMALPVVRLKAQPNIHMQEWVNGNVKVRVSYDQKNTTLDINH